TTTGGTATCAATACTATAGTACCTATAGTGCCTGCTAAAGAATAATCTCCCATTAATATACCAAATAACATTACTGTAACCGCTGCATTAGATGCAACATTTGAGGCTATTTTATCAGTACTTGCTGCTACTACAAGCATTTGTAAAGCTCTATTTCCTTTTAATACTGGCCAATAATCTTTGAATCCAACCTTTTTTGTTTTGCTGCCTAAACCAAAAAATTCACTTCTATCCTTAGTCCATATACCAACTATTGCTAATGACGTTAATATAGCTGAAACTATTATAGTAAATGTTATTAATTCATGATATAAACCGATTTCACCAAATCCACCATACTTAGGAACTAAGTAACTTGACATATATATTTGCATTCCATTGAAAAGTATTGCATTATATATCGCATCAAATAAACCAAATTTAGGTCTTTTAGAAGGGTTATTTGTCATACACGCTTGACCAGCCTTTGTACAAGCTGTTTGACAAGTATATCCAATTATATAAACTGCATAACATCCTATAAAGTATATTAATCTAATATTTTCAGGAACCTTATGTACAGTTGTATATATTATAAAAGTCATTATTCCTAATATAATATTACCTACAACTATAAATGGTCTAAACTTACCAAACTTACCATCTGTCTTATCTATTAAAAATCCAACTATTGGATCTGTAATCCCATCAAATATACGCATTGCTGTTAGTATAAAACCAACCACTGTAACTAATAACCCAGCTATACCACTTGCATACATTGATATATACCCCATAGCAAACATATACAGATTTGTAGCTATATTATTTAAAGCAAATAATCCTAATCTCCATGTTGGACAGTCATTATATATATCTAAATTGTCAGAAAACTTCTTTACTTTAGCTAAATTCCCTTCCATAGTTTATCCCCCTAATTTTTAATAACGTTTTCCCGGATTTCAAAATACTAATTTTTGTTTTAGTATTTACTAATTTGTATAATTTACTTATTTATTCTTTACTTTATAATTTAATAAATTATTTATATTAGTCCAAATCAACTTAAATATTTTTAACAATCACCAGTACAAAATTTATATATATTTTTAATTTAGCATTGTTAAAGCATATAAGTTTTAACAATGCTAAATAAGGTTATAATTTTCTATATTACATACTTAAATCACAACATATACTGTTATGATTAAATCTATCTTCATAACCTAAATTTCTTAAGTTTCTTGCACTTATTTCTAAGCTTTCATATGGATCTCTACCATATGTATTATCTTGCTCTATAAATATATGCTCTACTCCTGTTTCTCCAGCTAAATCTATTATCGCTTTCATGTCTAAGTTTCCTTCACCTATCTCAGCAAATTCAACTACATCAGCCATACTTCTCATTATACCTTCTACTCCACCAGATAAATCAAGAGTTTGACTTATTCTGTAGTCTTTTATGTGTATTATCTTAGTTCTTCCTTCTAATTTCTTTATCCATTCCAAAGGATTTACTCCTCCTCTTTGTAACCAGTGTACATCAAGTTCAAATCCTAAGTATTCTGGATCACTTTCTTCAACCATTATATCCATTAAGTATTTACCATCATATTTAGAAAATTCCATGTGATGGTTGTGATAATATAGTGATAAACCTTCTTCTTTTAATCTTCTTCCCATTTCATTTAATTCTTTAGTATATTCTATTATTTTTTCTTTTGATCCTAAACAATCAAATGATATCATACCTATTCTTATATATTTACAATTTAAAGCCTTAGTATCTGCTACTATTTTATCAAAATCATCTCTTAAGTTTTCCATTTTTATTCCTGGCATCATTGATTTTATAGATGCACTTGTAGCACAAACTTTCATATCAAATTCTTCTAAAGAACTTTTTATTTCAGCTACGTTTTCAGGTGACATTTCAACTTGTGATAATTCTACTGTAGAAAATCCTAATTCTTTAACTTTTTTAAATGTTTCTCTTATTCCATCTTTCGCTATTTTATCTTTTAGCATCATCATTTGAACGCCTATTGTAGGTTTTTGCATAATATATCCCCCCAAAGTATTGTTTTTCTTGATTCAGAAGACTCTCTTATTAAATCTATAATTTTTATAGATGGTATAGCATCTTTTATATGAATATAATCCTTAGAGTTATTCATTAAACAGTCATAGTATTTATTTATTAATTTACCATGACTAGCCCCATAATAATGCTTTAAACCACTAAGTCTTTCATCTTCCGCTATTTCAATTAGATCTCCGTCTATATGTCTATATAATTTACTGTCTTTAATACTAAATATTCCATTTTCTAATACAACTTCTATTTCTACACTAGAATTAGTTGCATTAGCTATTGTTGCAAAGAAAATTCCCCTTGCTCCATTTTCAAAATTTATAATTGCATTTACTGTATCTTCAACTTCTATGTCATAGTCTAAGAAATTATCTATATTTCCCTTTATAGATTCTATCTTCCCACCTAATAATTGCATTAAATCTAATGTATGTACTGCCTGGTTAATCATAACTCCACCACCAGCTAGTTCCATTTTGCCTCTCCATGGCTTTACTGTGTAATAGTCATTAGGTCTATTCCATGCAACTAAACCTTTCACTCCTATTACCTTTCCATAAACACCAGAATTAATTATTTCTTTAAGTTTTTCAACAGTATTGTTATATCTATTTTGTAAACATATACATATATTTTTATCTGTGCTATCACTTAACTCTATAAATTTTTCAGTTTCCTCTGTATTTAAGCAAAGTGGTTTTTCTAGGAGTACATTTACTCCTAGATTAGCCACTTCTTTAGTTACAGGGTAGTGAAGGTAATGTGGTAAACATATATGCACACAGTCTAAATTTTCTTTTTGAATCATTTCTATATAATCAGTATAGAAATTCACATTTTCAATTAAGCTACTCTTAGTTTCATCTATATCACATACTGCTACTAATTCTGCCTTCTCACTTAACTTGATAGAATGAAGATGAATCATAGAAACATCTCCTAGACCTATGATACCCACTCTTAGAGCCATACATTCCCCTTCTTTCTGCTTTATATCTCTTATACAAAAACTTCTTCTTTATTTTTAGCTTCTTCTTCTATTCTCTTATTTAGTTCTGATAAATATAAATCTTCATTGAATGGTAATTCAACATCTTTGCCTAACCAGCTAGATAAGTGCATTGCATTTGATAACATTACACCTTTTATACCTTCTGTTCCAGGAGCTAATAATGGAGTTCCTTCTAATATAGCTTCTGTAAAGTTTATCATAACGTTAATATGTTGAGTTCCCCATTGATCCGGTATTTCAAATTCTTCAACATCAAATATATCTGACATACCTTCGCCTCTAAATAAGTTAGCAACATCAGCAAATGTTAATCTCTTGTTTAATTCATTTTCACTTTCTTTCATTCTCTTAACTGTTACCTTCTTACTTCCTTCAACTAATATCTTTCCTTTATCACCGTGTATTTCAAATCTATCAGTTCCTAATATATCATGTGTACAAGTTATAAATGTTCCTGTAGCTCCATTTGGATATTCAACAAATGCAGTAACATCATCTTCAACTGCTATATTTCTGTGAGAACCAAATTGTAAGTTTGCTCTTACTTTAGATGGCATCCCACATATCCATTGCCATAAGTCTAATTGGTGAGGTGCTTGATTTGCTAAAACTCCTCCACCTTCTCCAGACCAAGTTGCTCTCCAGCTACTCATATCATAGTATGCTTGTGGTCTCCACCAAGTAGTTATTATCCAGTTAGTTCTTCTTATTTCCCCTATTTCTCCGTTTGATACTATTTCTTTTATTTTTTGATATAGCGGATTTGTTCTTTGGTTGAACATCATACCAAATGTTAAGTGTGGCTTAGATTCTGCTAATTCATTCATTTCTCTAACTTTTTTAGTGTAAACACCAGCTGGTTTTTCAACTAATGTATGTAAATCTCTATTTAATGCTTCTATAGCTATTACAGGGTGATCATAGTGAGGTGTTGCTATTAATACTGCATCTATTTCTTTACTATCTAACATATCTATGTAGTTATCAAAGAATTTAACATCTTTAGGTAATTTTTCTAAAGCCCATTCTTTTTTTTCTGGATTAACATCACATACAGCTGTAAGTCTAGCATTTTTAACTTTTCCTTCTGCTAACCAAGTTGCATGAGATCCTCCCATTTGCCCTATACCAACTATCCCAAATCTAACTTCTTTCATTTCTCTTCCCCCTATTGTTTTTAATCTAAAATCTATACTCTTTAGTATATCTACTAAAGATTTATACTGAAGTGCATATGCACTTTTACCATCTAACCCCTTGTCTGTCTTTATAATGTCATGAACATCTTCTAATTCTAAATCTTTTAATGAATCAAATATTACTAAATGTGGTTCCATAGTTAAGAAACCTTCGTATCCATTTCTTATAGCATCTGTTAAGATTTCCTCTATTTTACCTTCACCTGTACCACATACAACATTTTCTTTATCAGCTTGATTAGCATCTTTTATATGGTAGTATTCTATATAATCTTTTAAAAGTTTATAACACTCTTTAGTATCTTCTTTACATTGAACAAAGTTTGCAAAATCAAATATACCCTTAAAATTATCTGAATCAACTTCTTTAAATATAGTTAAACATCTACTAGCTATATCACCATATATATCTTTTTCATTTTCATGAAGAAGAATTACATTATATTTTTCTGCTATGCTAGCAAATATTTTTAATTTTTTTATTACTTCATCTCTATAATCTTCAGGATTTTTATCCTTTGGAATATAAAAACTAAACATTCTTATGTATTTACAATCTAATATATTAGCCATTTTGCAAAGCTTTTCTAATAAATCAACTTGCTTTTCAAAACCTTCATTATCATCTACAAATACTTTTCCTATAGGAGAACCTATAGAA
The Romboutsia ilealis genome window above contains:
- a CDS encoding Gfo/Idh/MocA family protein, translating into MLQNIHISGFSDEISSDFTTQLETVKNLGMNYISIRGVNEKNFSEYSIDELNEYIKPKLVEYNIKVSSIGSPIGKVFVDDNEGFEKQVDLLEKLCKMANILDCKYIRMFSFYIPKDKNPEDYRDEVIKKLKIFASIAEKYNVILLHENEKDIYGDIASRCLTIFKEVDSDNFKGIFDFANFVQCKEDTKECYKLLKDYIEYYHIKDANQADKENVVCGTGEGKIEEILTDAIRNGYEGFLTMEPHLVIFDSLKDLELEDVHDIIKTDKGLDGKSAYALQYKSLVDILKSIDFRLKTIGGREMKEVRFGIVGIGQMGGSHATWLAEGKVKNARLTAVCDVNPEKKEWALEKLPKDVKFFDNYIDMLDSKEIDAVLIATPHYDHPVIAIEALNRDLHTLVEKPAGVYTKKVREMNELAESKPHLTFGMMFNQRTNPLYQKIKEIVSNGEIGEIRRTNWIITTWWRPQAYYDMSSWRATWSGEGGGVLANQAPHQLDLWQWICGMPSKVRANLQFGSHRNIAVEDDVTAFVEYPNGATGTFITCTHDILGTDRFEIHGDKGKILVEGSKKVTVKRMKESENELNKRLTFADVANLFRGEGMSDIFDVEEFEIPDQWGTQHINVMINFTEAILEGTPLLAPGTEGIKGVMLSNAMHLSSWLGKDVELPFNEDLYLSELNKRIEEEAKNKEEVFV
- a CDS encoding sugar phosphate isomerase/epimerase family protein, which codes for MQKPTIGVQMMMLKDKIAKDGIRETFKKVKELGFSTVELSQVEMSPENVAEIKSSLEEFDMKVCATSASIKSMMPGIKMENLRDDFDKIVADTKALNCKYIRIGMISFDCLGSKEKIIEYTKELNEMGRRLKEEGLSLYYHNHHMEFSKYDGKYLMDIMVEESDPEYLGFELDVHWLQRGGVNPLEWIKKLEGRTKIIHIKDYRISQTLDLSGGVEGIMRSMADVVEFAEIGEGNLDMKAIIDLAGETGVEHIFIEQDNTYGRDPYESLEISARNLRNLGYEDRFNHNSICCDLSM
- a CDS encoding Gfo/Idh/MocA family protein, which gives rise to MALRVGIIGLGDVSMIHLHSIKLSEKAELVAVCDIDETKSSLIENVNFYTDYIEMIQKENLDCVHICLPHYLHYPVTKEVANLGVNVLLEKPLCLNTEETEKFIELSDSTDKNICICLQNRYNNTVEKLKEIINSGVYGKVIGVKGLVAWNRPNDYYTVKPWRGKMELAGGGVMINQAVHTLDLMQLLGGKIESIKGNIDNFLDYDIEVEDTVNAIINFENGARGIFFATIANATNSSVEIEVVLENGIFSIKDSKLYRHIDGDLIEIAEDERLSGLKHYYGASHGKLINKYYDCLMNNSKDYIHIKDAIPSIKIIDLIRESSESRKTILWGDILCKNLQ
- a CDS encoding MFS transporter encodes the protein MEGNLAKVKKFSDNLDIYNDCPTWRLGLFALNNIATNLYMFAMGYISMYASGIAGLLVTVVGFILTAMRIFDGITDPIVGFLIDKTDGKFGKFRPFIVVGNIILGIMTFIIYTTVHKVPENIRLIYFIGCYAVYIIGYTCQTACTKAGQACMTNNPSKRPKFGLFDAIYNAILFNGMQIYMSSYLVPKYGGFGEIGLYHELITFTIIVSAILTSLAIVGIWTKDRSEFFGLGSKTKKVGFKDYWPVLKGNRALQMLVVAASTDKIASNVASNAAVTVMLFGILMGDYSLAGTIGTIVLIPNILITMFGTKYAQKLGQKKALVLGTWASIISFTALFALLVFGDPTQISLKNVGFMTIAFIGVYILARGSVSVSGAFVIPMISDCADYETYLSGRFVPGMMGTLFSFIDKLISSFATTIVAFGVASIGFADRMPDVTDTANPQIFWMTMFLFIGMPMLGWIASLIAMKFYPLDKVKMEEVQAHIQELKNA